The following is a genomic window from Neodiprion pinetum isolate iyNeoPine1 chromosome 3, iyNeoPine1.2, whole genome shotgun sequence.
AGGGGTGCCGGTACATTCAGCGCCGAATTCATCCTCCCTGAAACACCGCCACTGCAGATTAGTTACTTAGAAGAAGGGCTTCCGCTGGATAAAATCGTCAATTTGACTGTAAACGTTGAAAGCGAGGTCGCCTTCTATCTCTTTACCAAGGGGAACACAGATACGGCTCAGATACTGAGAGTCGGAGACGTCAAGAGCGTGGTGGAGTCTTCCTTCGACTCCGAATGGCCAACAAAAGTGATGATTCACGGATGGACCGACAGCATTGACTCCCGGTGGTACATTTCTTATCGGGAAAATTACCTAGCCAGTGGAAACTACAACCTGATCTTCGTCGATTGGTCGTCACCTGCTGGACGAGAGTATTTTACCTCCGCGAAGTTGACCCGACCTGTGAGTTCAGAATGAAATCTGTGCACACATGCAATTAAACAGTCATGGGTGTGACCGTAGAATAACGTTTTTCCACATTATTTCAGGTGGGTGAGCATCTCGGAAAACTTCTGGCCTTCCTTGAGGATCACGGCAATGTTTCCCTCTCGAACGTACATATCCTGGGACATAGTCTTGGCGCCCATGTTGCGGGTGTCGCTGGATCTATGGTGTCAGGACGAGTTGGACGAGTGACAGGTTTGGATCCAGCTCGTCCAGCTTTCGAGGCCCCTTTCCTCATCGATCCCAGAGACCGTCTGGATCCGACGGACGCTGAATTCGTCGACGTAATTCACACCTGCTCCGGCACTTTGGGGTTCGTCTCATCCATTGGTCACGCCGACTTTTATCCCAATGGGGGAACCTTCAATCAGCCCGGATGTCCACCGATAGCTTCTCGTAAGGAGATTGAGCTGACAGAGTCCTTGAGATCCATTTTTACTCTTCGGATACTGCTGTGTATATTGGTGATCGGATTTCTTGCTGTTTAGAATTTTGCAGCCATGCCAGATCACACCAGTACATGTCAGAGTCCATCGTTCGGCCGGAAGGATTCTTGTCCATACGTTGTGAAAGTTGGGGAGAATTCGTTTCGGGACGTTGCAGTGATCAGGGTAAACAAGTGTTCATGGGAGAAATACTGAACATGGAGACACGTGGAAGGTTTTACCTGAGAACCAACTCTCAGCAACCTTTCGGGCAAGGAATCTAGGCAGAGAAATTATAGGCCAGAATAAGTAATTGTTAGTCCCTGTAACAACGATTAATCTTTAATTTCTTAATTTATTCTCcttatgtataggtataagtGTTCAGGAATCACGTGTGATTATGATTGAATAATAGTCTCATGTTGAACCCGTTTAAGAAGAAATTATTGTTGGTACAACTGCGTGTTCCCGTTTATGCGTGAAACTTCCACTATTGAATCAATTGTCGTCCAATTCGTCCATGTCCTCACTGGACGGTTTCTCGATCTCACCACCGAAGAGGACTCTGTACTTCCGGCGAACAATGTCCCAGTCAACGACGTTGAGGATTGTTGGCCTTTGTTCAAATGACAACTGACTTGCTGTTTCCCCGTGCATCATACCGAGATCGATGTTATCCTTGTGTAGTGGCATCACGTTTGCCTCCTGAGTATAATTACGTTGGTATTAATAGATTAAATAACAACGATAAtgacaataaaataaatttgaattgcGGAAACGATTCGTAGAAATTGTTGTACAGTATTTTTACAGTTATCATCGACAATATGAATTCGAAACGGAATATGTTTCGTATACCTGATACGGAGTCATCCATCGACCGAAATACCGGCCAAGGAATCTGGGTGCATATCTTCTCGTATTTTGTCTTCGAGCCATTCTCTTCTTAAAAACGCCCCAAAGATAAAAGGACCATGCGCTGACTAAATTCAGAGGTGATGGAGCAGTGCTTGTTCTGTAACGCAAAGATACAAGACCAGAAATCTTTCCCTTTAGCAAAATGGAATCGGTGATTTTTAAAAGAGCTAGATAGTTTTTTATGTTCCAATAACAGTACTGAGAAAATGAATTTGCTTCCCGTGAACATACGAAGAATATCCCACGATTCACATCTCTGTGCTAAAATGATTTACTCACTTTTGCATACTTCGAATGAGTTTACTCAGTCCGTATTTCCACTCAAGATCGCTTTGGGCGGTGATTTTTTGATAGGTGTCACTCATCATGGCGATTAGCAGGTTTATCAGAACGATGACCGTCACCATCATGTAGAGGAGGAAGGATGTCTGTGCAACACAAAGAAGGAGAAACATAGATAAATTGATGAGAAGTATGTAGTTTTTGTGAAACGACACTCGATGAATCGATGAATGACTCAGCGTGCAACGAATTATAAAACGTACCTTGAAGAAATACTTGGTCCATTCGGGCTGGCCTTGGTTAATCGTGAAGGCTTCGCTTTCCTTCTGACCGAAGATGGCGAAGAAAAGGTTCTCGATCATTAACAGCGGACTGGCTTTAACTGGAAGATGAATATTATGCTTTAGTCTGGCTCATGATAGTCGGCATGATCGCAAGACAGgctattttcattcaacattcacaatacaaaaatataaatttgcgTCAACgactttaaaaataaattgcaataCTTCTAGGAGTGGTATATACCTAATCTATGGCtataatttacttttttttcttctaacaAACTACGCATAGtggcatatatatatagtggTTTAGGTTTACCAGCGATCGCTACTCGCACAAATACATTTTGGTGCAGATCAACTCGTGACTTGCAACTATAGGGATGTTGGGATGTTCTAAGGAGTGTTTCATACATGATGCAGACACACATACAATCCATGTTCAAAGTGTTATTTCTAACTGGGTTTGTTGGTACATGCTGTGATTTTGTTCAAGCAATTCATAATAGTCTATAACAAAACAACACGACGCCGCAGCGTTGTATGTCATTTTGCAAACGTGGTTAGCAACATTCAGAACCATTCGTCAATAGTTGGTTCTCGATTATCCCAATCACAAAACTCCAGAATTACGCATTCATTCGCtactttgtaaaaaaaaaaaatcaaaactaatgatgatttttgaaGGGTTTACATTCAAATGATGTGCCTTCATGAATAAACAATATACACATGCTCGATTCAACATGAAATCCTATCTAATTTCGTGGATCTAAATACTGGTCAGGGTTGGTCAGGTGAGTAACTTGGGTATGTTCAGGGCTGGTCCAACATCGTCGGTTCAACTCGcaagacttttttttatcatcaaaaaaCCGTACCGggaattttttatgaaaaagaaCAGCCGCGAACGTTGAATCCAACGGTGTGATACTGTTCAAACAACTGGATGTGAGCAGAACGTATGTGCACTATATCAGTCTACGAATGCTTAAGATGAAAGGTGTGACTAACCCACATATTTGATGTTAGACGTCGACGGATGATCACAATAACATTTCCATCAGCCATTAATACTTGGTAAGTTCGGGAAAAGGTGGATTTTTTAAGGGATTACATGGGTCTAGTTATTTATTTGACAAAACTTATGTTAATACGTACgcaattatgtatataatgtatgtattgTACAATGATGGTAATTACGCTAGTTTACTATAAGTTGATTACTTAGATCAATTGGTACAAACATTACATTACagtttttatgtatatatatatatatattattcattttacacTACGGATATGGCGTGTGGGAATCGGGGTTGTAAGATCTATAAGGAGTGTATTTCTACTACTTCAAAAGCATTTAAATCCTCACCTCACCTCGTAGTGTGATTCTCAAAACTTGTACACTTGCTCAAATGCGTTAGCAACAATGTTCTGGAGTCGTCTTTGCTATTCCTGGGAATTATCTGGCACTTTAAGTCAGTTTGACACTTacgaataaattgattgaagTATGCGCATTGAGATGAGCGTAGCAAGACAGTCCGAAATAAGGTACCTATGTGAGTTAGTCTTGTCCTGCGATTGATCTGAGGTTGATGACTTTTTGAAGTCTGTAAGATGTTCATCAAGTCTTTATTTCTAGGAAGATGACAAGATGGCGAGAGTAAAAATATTCCTTTCCAAAATGATCTTGCAACCCTTTCCTCCGTCTTAAGTAGCTGATAAGTTATATGATCTCATATTCGAGGCGCCTGATCGGACGTAAATACTTGATCGGTAATCGACGATCTCGTCAAGGCCGCCTGCAGCGGGTCACTGTCCATGGGTTCCTTGATTTCCTCTGAGGGTTTTTCCGCCTCTTCGCCAACGAGTTCTCGGTATTTTCTTCTCACTCCGTCCCAGTCGACGACATTGTCAATTCTAACCGCGTTGCTGAAGGACAATTGACTTCCAAGGGGACTCAGATGCACAACGGACAAAGCGACGCTGTCCTTGTGGGCAACTTGGCCTTTCTTCACCTTCGACAACCATTTTGCTCCCATTTTGGAACGAGCCGACATGCGACCCGTCCGTTGCAGGCCCATCATGTGAACAACTGACGGACGTTTTCGGTTGGCTACTCGATTCTTGCAGAGTTTATAGAGATAAGAAATCCAGGAAGTCAACAAATTCAGGGGAGACGGTGCCGTCGTTGTTCTGAAACAGAGCCATGTTTATTCTGGTCAAGAAATTCAAAGATTGTCAATGAAGAAGACTAAAAAAGAGACGAGTAAGTTGAAAAGTTGTTTATCCGGATTCCGGAGTTGAAGAGAATTCAGGTTCAGAGAACAGTAAAATTAGCGAATCGATGACAGAATATTAGCCGAGAGTGTTAGGCAGAGGCATTATGCGAGTGCTTTTCGAAGAGTAGAATTAAAAGATATAATTGTAAAAGATTGGAATGCGAAAGATGTTCGTAGTTGAGCGgatttgaatataatttaaCGCCATATTgaagctgaaaaaatttagtaGTTGATGTCAAGTATCGGTGAGAAGTTGAGATAGAATTaagagtaggtatattataatcGTTGAATGTTAACTAATAATTACGCTGTTCCATCGGCAATCGTAGCTCTCCATTCTAAAGCAATACTTCCTTACCTATGCATGTTTCTGACGAGTTTGCTCAATCCGTACTTCCATTCAATGTCGGACTGAGCTTGAATGCGTTGGTAGGTGTCACTCATCATAGCAATGAGAAGATTAATCAGCACAACAACTGAGACCAGCATATAAATGCCAAAAGCCAACTTGAAGAGGATCGTCGTCCACGGGGGCTGGTGCTTTTCGACTTTGAACTGTTCGTGAGTGGTCTGCCCAAAGATGGCGAAGAATAGTAGCTCAACGGCCAGTATGGGGTGCATCTTGACTGTAAATAGgggtcaaaattttttgtgaaaattggAATGAATTCTGGTTGTGAACGTGCTCATGCACTGCTCTAATCTTATAGGGCAAACTCTACGCTATGTAAACAGAGAGCGGGAATCTAGGGAGAAGATTCAATCTATGGGGGCTAAGACGCTTCAATGGCTAACACAGGTACATGGCTATCAGTGGACGTATGGAGGCACATTCCAAAGTCACTCTGAACGCAGctatgaaaatcaaaaaacttaCGATGTATAcgattatacatacgtatgttcGTACAGCAGAACCATGAGAATCATGGTGGTCATGATTTCGGGTGTCACGATGATCGCATGCTCGAGACGGCGAATCAAAATAACATTTTCGTATTCCCGGGACGCAGCGAGATGTTATAAATTGATAACGCGTCATGCGTGAGGACGGatgaggataaaaaatatacgtatgaCAAAAAACCTATGAGTATAATGTATTTAGCGGGTCATGGCTTGCCACAACTATCGAAAATGCGAACTATAGACTAAGAGCATTGTTCGTCGAAGATGCGGATCGACACGGAAGGTTAACGTAAAACGCAAACCGCAAAATGCAATGAACGCTACACACATGCTTAAAAAAATCAGCCTTCAGGCGTTGCACATTTATTTCGACCAAATACATATCGTTATAATATGTACGTTTTCTCTCGATAATCTCAAATTCTCTGGTATAGTGGTATACATTTCACGATAACACTGTAAGGCAAATGGAGTATGGAATATTTTACATGATATTACATGCACCACAAAGCCCAACACTACGTACCGTTTACCGGCACATGCCTGATCGGACATACATACTTCTTTGGAGGATTTGACGAGAAGACGAAGTGGCAGTCAGTTTTTTCAAGGTCGTCTTCGATGTTGACGTTGAATGTGTAAATTCGCGTAAGTACGTAGACGGAGTAAAAAACAGTTGCCGCaaaattggaaaagaaaactctCAGGGCACCCATCGAACGCTCTTCGCACGTAGACcacaaatttgtaaaatcGATTCCAATGAgcggtagaaaaatattcacccaTGGTCTGTTTTAGAGCGAAGTTGAGCTTTATTATATGGGAGGTGTGGAGGCCGTGGCTGGAACTGTTGAGGCGTTAGAAGCCGTCGGTCGATTTTCGTCCTCGTTCTCATTCTCGTCATCTTTTTCATCCTTCTCGACTTCTTTTTCCGGCTCGTTTCCCGTCAGAGCTAAGTACTTCTTCCTTATCGCGTCCCAGTCGACGACATTCTCAATCCTGGTCGCGTTATTGAATGACAACTGGCTCCCAAGCGGGCTGAGATGAACGACCGACAATGCGACGCTGTCTTTTGGCCTCACCTGACCTTTCTTCACCTTGGCTAACCACTTTGCACCCATTTTAGACCGTGGAGACATTCGTCCAGTCCGACCAAGCCCCATCATGTGGACAAGGGAGGGTCGTTTGCGTTTCGCAGCCCGCTGTCGGCACAGTTTTATGAAGTACACGATCCATGTTGTCAGCAGATTCAGCGGCGACGGTGCCGTAGTTGTtctggaaaaataaatgtccTCCCATTCGTAAATTGCGCCCAAAAGTACGTTTCACTCGCTAGTGGAGCGCGGCAAAGAGCGACAGGGAAAAAAGGAGAGAgcaagagagaaagagagaagacaCTCAAAGATTACCCGAGATAAAGGTGAAAAGGTATTGCAAGCGTCGCGGGAAAATATGCCGCGCATTATATAGTAGCGCTCTGATCAAGGTTTTGCACCCGATGCAATTGCGCAGCGATTTTAGGTACAAAGAAAGTGCGCGCTAGAGCAGCGAGACGATAAGTATGTATAGAGAGGCAGAGATAAGAGCGACTGCAGAAGTAGGTACTCTTTAATTCGTATACTTAACCCACTCTCGATGTCGAACTAACGGATTGCCATCTCTTACCTGTGCATGTTCCTTATCAGTTTGCTCAGTCCGTATTTCCACTCAATGTCTGACTGGGCCTGAATGCGTTGGTAAGTGTCACTCATCATGGCGATAAGTAGATTAATCAACACCACTACCGAGACCAACATGTAAATCCCAAAGGCCAGCTTGAAGAGGACCGAGGTCCATTCGGGCTGCTTTGTTTCGACCTTGAGCTCCCCGTGAGTGGTCTGACCGAAGACCGCGAAGAAGAGGTACTCGAAGGCTAGTACTGGACTCATCTTTACTGGAATCCGATTCAACGTTGAATTTGTTAGGGGTTACATGGGTGCGCTACGCAACGTGGTCATGCTCATGCTACGGTAATTGCCATGCTTGGGCATTTTTCGTGCGCAGAGCAGCCATTGTCATTAATCAACACCGTTCAACAAGAAGACATCATGAATAAAGTAAACCAACAAATAAACGGAAAACAATAAGAAACACACGAGCGGAGCTGTGACCATTGTTGGCTTTTTGTTGGCCGTTTCGTGTACAGTGTACTGTTATATCATATGCCAAACGTTTCAACGTTTGCTGAAGGTACACGTTGTAATGTAACACACGTGTTGATTGTTTTAATTGCTAATATCATGTGACACGAGGTGATGCGCTGTCAAACTTCAGGCTGCAACATCGTGTGTCAAGTAAATGCGTGTATGTATAACATCGCGGACGACACAGAACACACACGAAGGCATGTTGCGGTTATGGCAAGGCATTCGGTTGTAGGTGGGAAATGGTTGGATTCATGACTCACGATAGACCAACCTGGAATCACGTCaggttgggaaaaaaaaatgattaaattccaGTTTCAACGACTCCGCACATCTCAACCAGACGTATGCAAAgcggacaaaaaaaattcctgtaAAGTGGATACGTTTTTATTGTACTTGGGATCACGATAGCGAGATGGATGTTACATTCAGGCCATGCCATGGATGTCTTCAATATTGTTTATTCTTTACGGAGGCTGCGTTTTGGCAAGAGCTTTGCAGCATGCGAGGATCGAAATGTCAGACACGATTATTGTTCCAGTATAAGATTCATTCAATATGCTTTTTTCATgtactcaatttttcatcggCAAATGGGTATGAAAATACCGATCATTTTAGATGGCATGCATTGGAATCACAGatcttcaaaaaaatttcataaacacAGCTTGTTTCCAGTCGCAGTAGCCTGAAAATGCATTAAGTAGAAGACGCGGTGTCTGGCATATAACAATTTCGGGCGTGttggaaaaataaagtataaaaatgatttcgaTTTACCAAAATGCgtaaaaacacacacacgcacacacaaaAAACATTAACGTCGATACAAAATGCATGAACAACGATTTGCACACGAAAATCTCCGTTTCCGGCTGCAGTGGTCAAACACTCAAAATCAAGTATAAACAAAAAGTACCCGGAAGAGTATCCCGA
Proteins encoded in this region:
- the LOC124214481 gene encoding pancreatic lipase-related protein 2-like, with amino-acid sequence MLSILVFVLIPVATRGAGTFSAEFILPETPPLQISYLEEGLPLDKIVNLTVNVESEVAFYLFTKGNTDTAQILRVGDVKSVVESSFDSEWPTKVMIHGWTDSIDSRWYISYRENYLASGNYNLIFVDWSSPAGREYFTSAKLTRPVGEHLGKLLAFLEDHGNVSLSNVHILGHSLGAHVAGVAGSMVSGRVGRVTGLDPARPAFEAPFLIDPRDRLDPTDAEFVDVIHTCSGTLGFVSSIGHADFYPNGGTFNQPGCPPIASQFCSHARSHQYMSESIVRPEGFLSIRCESWGEFVSGRCSDQGKQVFMGEILNMETRGRFYLRTNSQQPFGYKCSGITCDYD